The Drosophila sulfurigaster albostrigata strain 15112-1811.04 chromosome 3, ASM2355843v2, whole genome shotgun sequence genomic sequence tgctgctgctgctgctgatgttgcggCTGCCTTGTGGctgatttataaaatttattgttgccacaatttgatttgttggTAATTTCGTTTCTATTTTCCTTCGATTCTtcgctgttttttttgttattgatttcGTTTGCGTTTGACGGGAAAAGTCAGCTCGCAAACCGCGCACAGTGAGGGCGAAAAGTTGTCGCCCCTTCGCACACTGTTCACGTGCATTTTTTTCCAACCTCTTCCCACTATGCTTTTCCGCTTTTCACGCTGCGCCCACACTCTGCGAGCGAGTTGTCCAGCTTGTCTATTTATAGATGAGTTCAACTCCCACATCCTGCGGAGCTCGCTTGAATATGACGACAGCGTTTGCTCCTGTTGCTCCTTCTtcaactgtttgttgttgttgtggttaaTGTAGTTgttgcccacacacacacaaacacaaacacacacacttagttgttattgttgctgtttagtTGGAGCTCTGTGTAGGTGCGGCCGTCGCATAGCGTCAGAGTGAAGAGCAAACATTAACAAGTGTGTGCAAAATGACTAACAAGTGAAAAAGCTAAAGTTGATCTTAAAGTGCGACTAGTGGATACCCTggaaaagttaaacaaaaaaattaagaatggAAGAAAAGAGTTTAGAGTGCAGATTAGATGTTGCTAGGCTTTGAAATTGATTGTAGTTTAGATTGCTAAGACTAGTGCATACCCtgaaaaagttaaacaaaGAATTAgttaagaaagaaaagagtttTGATTGCAGTTTACCTATTGCTGAAGGTTTCAAGGTTGATTTTAATGTGGACTGCAAAGACATTTTGATAGTTCAAGGTAAAATAAGAAActttaaatatgataattcaaatattatttccaTAAAAGTATAACAAAAATGCTGTTGACATGTACCAAAGAAAATCTCGATAATATTTAGTTATCTTGCCACTTTTTTTGGAAAAGCACTGAAGAGGTGATAAATTGACTTTGATGTGTACTGAAGCAATATTTTCGCTTGGTTCTGACGCTCTAATATTGAAAGCAACGCTGATCCACGTTATCATGCTTAAAAGTGATGAGCAGTCAAAGAAAAAGtggatatattttatattttatggagcaataacataaaataaacagatatattttattcatttcaaaaatattaagatattatatataaaaaaaaaccgcagcaaacaatttctttattgTCTAAACAgacagattgtaaataaagaagaaaaacaaaatgtctactcgtatattatataatatatctaaaatcaataaagaaaCCGGTATGTCATTACCAAACAACCTAATATTAAAGTTgaaactaaagaaaataaacaataatagaagtaatatttaaatagatcTTTAGAAAGAAAAGGTATTCTTCTTTATGTGCCCTAAAATCCCCATCCATTCCatattctctctcttttctatAGTCGTCAGCACCTTTTTTGTCTCTCACTACGGCAGCAAAGTTTGCATAGGGTATAAAGccaacaaaacagaaatttTTGGACAACAACATGACAAAAATCGATAAGGAAATCTACAGTCTGTATAAGGTTGTTGTTaccaaaatatcaaatatgcaaatatttgttcgGCTGCTACCTGAAAATAACGTTAAACTCGCTTAACCAAGACTctctgcgagtgtgtgtctgtgtgtgtgtttgacgggtgtgtgtatgtatatgtgagGGAGAGAACGTTGCGAATACTCAAGTGAAACGTTAGAAAATGTTCAGGGGAAAACGAGTCGCAAAAAAACAGTCAAAATGATTTCCAAGGCAATATGCGAAAATTGTCAGAAGGCGTTGCTAACAGcggagagaggggagaggggaggagAGAGAAGGCTGTCACCTTGACGCTGCCactcaaatatacatatatatacacttatacatatacatatgtgataGCGTTAATAACAACGCAAACAAGAGTGCAGAAAAATAAAGATCAAAAGCCTTCTTCAACAGGCTACAGAGTAAacatgtgcaaatattttacttcattttattagaatttcatttgatttgcctACTGCTgtaaagataaaataataaaaaagaaaaacaacaacaagatgatTTCGTATTTCGGCCTTAAATGTCCTTAAAGGAAAAAAGAATTGAGAAATTGCAAAGTGAAAGTGACGCTGTTGAAGACTTTTCGGCACAGTTGGTcagttttttccttttccttcttTCGATTTTCCTTTTCGGGTCCCTTTACCTGCAGCTGTTTatcataattttgttgatttgctgtctgccaacagtaacaacaataataacaataacaataacaagaccAACAATCGCGCCAGCcaccaaaatcaaaaaaagggGCGCACCGGAACTgcccaaaaaaacacagaaaaaagaaagagaaacgaaacgaaagcagagaGAAGAAAGTTTGGCAAGCCAACAAAAACTTTGGcaagtaaatttaaatgccCCCACCAAACAACGAACTTGCAACAGGGGAAAAACAACAgagcagaacagaacagaacagaacagcagcaggatgaaatgttattaagtatttttggctATCGCCAAAGACTTTAATACCCTTGAAAACCGTGTTCGCCACAGCACGAAGGGTTTACAGCAAGTTTCCTAAATATCAAAATGCTAATTTTCGGAACCTAAAGAAATTAGTAGCATATTAGTTTCGACTAATATGggaatgcatatttaaaatgtaacatCTATTTGGGGGATTAagaacatatttaaaatttcagtagagcaaataatttaagctgcaaaattcattaaaattgaaatagaaaaaagctacaattaaaatagataaataaagtATAGATACAGATTGAGGGTATGAAGAGAACATAGATATTCAGAAaggaaaataattaacaaaaaaacggaattaaaatggaatttaaattcgaaatttcaaatctgaaattaaaataaataaataaaatattaaatacggTTAATTCAAGTTtagatatatattaaatgttagtttacataattatgtgcagtgcagatgttaatgttaatgcactgCTAAGTTTAGTTATCGATACTTATCAATATCATATGCgtacattaatatttttaacagaTTTCAATCGTATAAAAAAGGATTCTGATTTcgaattttcttatttttttcttctttgggACGAATAAGCATCTTAACTTCTCTGAGATTAGtttttgtttcagtttcagtccACCATTCTAGAGACTCGCCGTATGATCCATTTAAGTTACTGCATAggaaaaaattattaaacatgtATACTAAtacatcaaaaatatcaatttgaaatatttaccaaGCTAAACAATAGTTGTACCACCAGCCAATTCTTTGCCAAACTACACAATTACCAGACAGATGGTCATTATCCCGATCGAATGTTGCGAATTTCATGTATTCGCTGTCTCTCATCGCATCCGAAATATTTCCCTTGAATTCACCCAAGCTTAGTGCGTATCCACGGTATTCATCGGATATTTTGAAGTCATCATATCGAGCGTAGAAGCTGTTGCCATTTTCGGCAACCAAATGTATGTAGAGTTCGTATTGCTGCTGACTCGTTAGTCGATATATCTTTTCTAATCCTAGGAAAAAGTCACTATCCAATGAACCGAAACCTTTGCGATATGTGGCCCAATCCCTgataaagttttcttttccaCCAATACGCTGTTGTATTACTATCCAACCAGGCCCAGCTAACTGACTATCGCATAGAACATCGAAGGAACCAACACCAGAAACTTTAATTTCATGCACACCAGGATGTTCTCCGAAAGGGAGACAACTTGaaggaatattattattatctgatgtcctatttaatttaacaatttcttCATGGCATATTTCAATGTCtttatcttttttaaataacacgGTTTGCTTCTCTTCTAATTTCAAACTAATTGTTTTCTGATGTTCTGTGATGTTTTGAATTGTTGCGGAGTATTCAGAAATTTTCTCATCTTTTTCAATAACACTAGAATTcagtttttttaattgatctTCACATATTTCTAATTTGTTAGATTTATCTGATAATTCTTCTTTACACTCATCATAACTCGCaagaaaatttgcattaagtgttaatttgtttatagttgtttgttgtgaaTTAATCTCAGATTCTAATTTATCAACTTTACtttgacacaattgcaaatcgttttcttttcttattattttgtttttatactcatCTAATTGAAATGTCTCCTTCATGAGCTTTTCATGAATTGCTACAATTTCATGATACTTCTTCATAAGATCAGCATTTATTTCACTTATATGCTTTTCCTTAATTTCACTTTGGTCTAACTCACTACGACCTCGCAAAaagttcaaatgcaaatggttCACATTTTTATAGGTATGACTGCTGCTCAGTTCTTTTATATGTCGGTCGTTCTCGTTCGTCTGATAGgaagaaaataacaaacattaAGCACTTTCTTAACTGTATACACATATGTTAATATTCACCTCTTCTCCTGTTGTTGTGCCCACCAAGAATAGTTTGAGGATCATTAATAAAACtacgtttatttttgttctacCCATTTCGAATGCTTCGATCGGACTAAAATAAAGATGAATCTGAAACTCAGAGCTTAGCTCTGAATTGCTgatctatgtacatatatgtacatatataaaacaaatacgtATTGCAACGTTCTTAACGTAAGAGAGGTCGAAAGATGAAATTGTGAAACAGTGATAAGGAACAATACTACATTATACGTTTacattgttgttgatattattTAAGTCGACagaacaaattaataataaatataccagattgttgaTCATGTAAAGATGAAAcgacatacatacaatacaatcTCACCTCTTTCTTTCAGGCATTccaaatatattcaaatctCTCTTAAAAGCagttttacatatatttattggaaaagtgcactatatatatataacaaatctTCTAATTACATTTTGGATTTGAGTTTCTCAGTTGATCACTAGATAATTTTTTCTTTGGGGCGAATGAGCATCTTCATCAGAATACTAATTTAGATGCCGCCCGTATAATGCATTCAATTTACTGCACatgaagaaaaatattttatattaaaaatcttgatttaagaacttttgaatcttaaaatgcaaatgtagcataaaattattgatttttccaagctaaaaatattattttatgattgttttttttgttaagatCGGAACAGTCTTTAATCATGATTTGTAATCAACTTTTCAATCaaaactttttatacccgtagGGTATACCCAAagggtagaaggaggcatctccgaccatttaaagtatataacatatattcttaatcagcatcaatagccgagacgatctgtccgtctgtctgtctgtccgtctgtccgtatgaacacctagatctcacagactataagagatagagctgcaaattgtatacaataataactatagtatttatgattgctgaaaatttgattgcgatcacgCATCGATTGTTACTTTGTTAAATAGTTTGCTTTCTTAAACTTGggtacttattatttttatacccgctacccataggttagatgggtattataactttgtgcttatccgtctgtctgtctgtcccttagtatgaacatctagatctcagagactataagcgATAGGGcgctaattttttttcgacatcaTTTGTCATGTTTgcaagtttcaaaattttgccaagCTAACAtcggaagttattaaagaaatacttttgtatgggcaaaaacgcttacttactaggggtcttagttgctttggctgacaatctggtatattgtgccgtctgtggtactatattgatataaaaaaccaaaaaaccatttggtatatttttagtatttttatagtatttttggtatatttggaaaatAATCCCAGAATATTtggcttttattcaaaatgagtagcgggtatctcacagtcaagcacactcgattgtagctttcttacttgttctttttgttgctgtaattCCCAAAGCGAAGTTGACGCCAAGCGGCTGTTAGGCGCCGTTGTGTGtctgtttatgtgtgtgtgtggtgctcTTCAGTTATTATACGCTCACAGCCTAAGCTCTAGTGCTCAGTGAGAATGCCCACACAGGAGCAGAGTATGCGAGTGGAGTGGAATGGAAGCGTggcaacgtggcgtatgcgtcaTGTCAAACGGTTTTGCAATGCTTTTCATAACTTTTTGGTAGCATTTTGTGTAATGAATTGTTGTGACACAATAATGTGCCCATCGTTGCTCTTGTCCCTGCTCTTTTACGCTTTCACTTTTGTGCGCCTTTCTGGCTGTTTTGGgggcaatttaataaaatatgcaatcgCCTCGTTTGCCGCGTGGTGGCTTCAACTGAGTCCTCAAGGGTCCGGCCGGCCGGCTTTTGGGGCAGTTGCCAAGCCAAACAGAAGCGTtggccaattaaaaatatggcGTCATGGTAACGTGGCTAACTAAAATGCCAAGCTACAAGCGGCAAATGGCACACAAATGTTTATTAGCCGCAAAACGTTGCTCATTAAAAACTTCGTCACGGCCAAGCAAAAGTCCCACCTGATCTGGATGGTAACTGGGCAACAAGCAAACTGGGCAACTGGCAATTGGGaacaggcaacaaacaaactggacaactggcaactggcaactgacaACTCGTGGGGATTGGCCTGGACACTGACACTGGACTTATGCGGCGCGGCCtgattaaaacttttttgctCGACCGAACAAAACGCGGCTTTAAATTGCTTAGTTAGCTGTCTGGTCTAAGCTCTCCCCCTTTCACCTTCATCATCTTCCCTTTCCTTCTGCACGTGTCTCTGATAACCCCGCTGACAGCCAGCCTAATTATggactttgctttgctttacccaatcatcatcatcgtcatcgttgtcatcatcatcgcaaTCTTTGGCTTTCATGTacaaagcgaaaaacaaaaacacacaaaaactaaCAGTTACCCTAGAGACAACAATTGATACTGAGCAATTTGTTTAGGCATCGCTGCACAGATGAGTTGAGTTCTATTTTAGGTAAACAAATATGACTTTATTTATGTAGTTTATTAGGTTTATAAATAACCAAACTAAATTGGAATTTAGCTATAATTCAAACTTTACATTTAGCTTAGATTTGTATTCTTATAAAATCGACTTCAGATTGCttaaaatttgtgtgtttgatgATAAGTTGAGTTCtacattaaatcaaataattatatgtacatataaatatatattccaaTAGAATAGATTTCAGATTTGGCtaatgatttgatttgtttgatGATGAGTTGAGTTCTATTttaggtaaataaatatgactTTATTTATGTAGTTTATTAGGTCTATAAATAGCTAAACTGAATTGGAATTCagctataataaaataaactttacatTTAGCTGAAATCTGTATTCTTATAAAATCGACTTAAAACTTGTGTGTTTGATGATAAATTGAGTTCTACATTGAATTAcacaattatataaatttacatataaatagCTATTCCATTAGAATAGATTTCAGGTTTTTCcaatgatttgatttgtttgatGATGAGTTGAGTTCTATTttaggtaaataaatatgactTTATTTATGTAGTTTATTAGGTCTACAAACAGCAaaactaaatttgaaaatcgacttcaaattgcttaaaatttgtGTCTTTGATGATAAGTTGAGTTCtacattaaatcaaataattatatataaatataaatatatattccaaTAGAATAGATTTCAGATTTTGCTAacgatttgatttgtttgatGATGAGTTGTGTTctattttaagcaaataaatattattttatttatgtagtttATTAGGTTTACAAATAGCCAAACTAAATTCGATTTCGCacttcaaatttaattcagctgaaatataaataatcatttctAGAAAATCGACTTCACATCTTACTACAAATTTCCTGTT encodes the following:
- the LOC133844688 gene encoding fibrinogen-like protein 1; the protein is MGRTKINVVLLMILKLFLVGTTTGEETNENDRHIKELSSSHTYKNVNHLHLNFLRGRSELDQSEIKEKHISEINADLMKKYHEIVAIHEKLMKETFQLDEYKNKIIRKENDLQLCQSKVDKLESEINSQQTTINKLTLNANFLASYDECKEELSDKSNKLEICEDQLKKLNSSVIEKDEKISEYSATIQNITEHQKTISLKLEEKQTVLFKKDKDIEICHEEIVKLNRTSDNNNIPSSCLPFGEHPGVHEIKVSGVGSFDVLCDSQLAGPGWIVIQQRIGGKENFIRDWATYRKGFGSLDSDFFLGLEKIYRLTSQQQYELYIHLVAENGNSFYARYDDFKISDEYRGYALSLGEFKGNISDAMRDSEYMKFATFDRDNDHLSGNCVVWQRIGWWYNYCLAW